AGTTTTTCAAAACTACTGCTGTGCACATTCTCCCAAGCTATGCTCTCCTTTTAGCACAGCTCATCAAAAGCGAAGGGCTTGACCCCAAAAAGGACCTTAACCTCCGTATTATGCTCATCGGTGCCGAGCCCCATAGCGAAGAAACTCGCCATCGAATCGAAGAATTGTATGGAGCAAAGGCTTATAACTCGTATGGTCTCTCAGAAATGAATGGTCCGGGAGTAGCTTTCGAATGTCCGTATCAAAACGGCATGCATCTGTGGGAAGATTACTACATCATGGAAGTAGTCAATCCGGAAACCGGAGAGCCCTGCCGGGAAGGAGAAGTTGGAGAGTTGGTTCTCACCACCATCTATCGCGATGCCACACCCATTTTGCGGTATCGCACCAGGGACCTCACTGCACTGATTGATGAACCGTGTCCGTGTGGACGGTTACACCGAAGAATTACCCGTATTCAGGGACGAAGTGACGATATGTTCATCTTCCGGGGTGTAAACATCTTCCCCATCCAGATTGAGAAAGTCCTCATGAACATTCCCGAAGTAGGCAACAATTACCGTATTATCCTGGAACGGGAGGATTACCGGGATGTCATGCACATTGAAGTGGAAATTAAATCAGAACTATTCTTTGGTGATTTGCAAAAGTTAGAACGGCTCCGGGAACGGATTCAGACTGAACTCCGTTCTGAAATTCTGGTAACCCCAGAGGTGATTTTGGTTGAACCTGGTTCCCTTCCCACCCAGGAAGGCAAAGCTCAGAGAGTCTTTGACCAG
This window of the Atribacterota bacterium genome carries:
- a CDS encoding phenylacetate--CoA ligase, with the protein product MSREELQKLQEERLRQTVSRATQTPFYRKRFAQLKIDPEKIRTAKDLQRIPFTTKEDLRQGFPFDFLAVPLEEVVRLHSSSGTTGTPTVIYHTTQDLERWANQVARCLYMVGMRKTDIFQNMMSYGLFTGGLGMHYGAEKLGAMTIPIGAGNSKRQIWFLQFFKTTAVHILPSYALLLAQLIKSEGLDPKKDLNLRIMLIGAEPHSEETRHRIEELYGAKAYNSYGLSEMNGPGVAFECPYQNGMHLWEDYYIMEVVNPETGEPCREGEVGELVLTTIYRDATPILRYRTRDLTALIDEPCPCGRLHRRITRIQGRSDDMFIFRGVNIFPIQIEKVLMNIPEVGNNYRIILEREDYRDVMHIEVEIKSELFFGDLQKLERLRERIQTELRSEILVTPEVILVEPGSLPTQEGKAQRVFDQRKM